One region of Clostridia bacterium genomic DNA includes:
- a CDS encoding serine hydroxymethyltransferase has product MSRKFDSIGFVEKYDHEVGAAMAAELDRQRENIELIASENFVSEAVLAAMGTELTNKYAEGYPAKRYYGGCEKVDVVENLAIERAKKVFGCDHVNVQPHCGATANTTVYFALLEPGDTILGMSLDHGGHLSHGSPVNISGKYYNVVSYGVDPVTHYIDYDEVRRLAHEHKPKLIVCGASAYPRKIDFAEFRRIADEVGAYLMADIAHIAGLVAAGEHESPVPYCDVVTTTTHKTLRGPRGGMIMCREELAKAIDKAIFPGTQGGPLMHIIAAKAVCLGEALTPEFKAYQHQIILNAKALAAALIEKGFDLVSGGTDNHLMLIDLRPFRITGRDMEKRLDSVHITANKNAIPNDPESHFVTSGIRVGTPAATSRGMKEDDMREIAELIYLTAAEYETKADEIRSRVAALTAKYPLYE; this is encoded by the coding sequence ATGAGCAGGAAGTTTGACTCCATCGGATTTGTTGAGAAGTACGATCACGAGGTCGGCGCCGCGATGGCCGCCGAGCTCGACAGACAGAGAGAAAACATCGAGCTTATCGCTTCGGAAAACTTCGTTTCGGAAGCGGTCCTTGCCGCGATGGGCACGGAGCTCACCAACAAGTACGCGGAGGGCTATCCCGCGAAGCGCTACTACGGCGGCTGCGAGAAGGTTGACGTTGTCGAGAATCTCGCGATCGAGCGCGCCAAAAAGGTTTTCGGCTGCGACCACGTCAACGTCCAGCCGCACTGCGGCGCGACGGCGAACACCACCGTCTACTTCGCGCTGCTCGAGCCGGGCGACACCATCCTCGGCATGAGTCTCGACCACGGAGGACACCTTTCGCACGGTTCGCCCGTCAACATCAGCGGCAAATATTATAACGTAGTTTCCTACGGCGTCGACCCCGTCACGCATTACATAGACTATGACGAGGTCCGCCGCCTCGCGCACGAGCACAAGCCGAAGCTCATCGTCTGCGGCGCCTCCGCGTATCCGCGGAAGATAGACTTCGCGGAATTCAGACGCATCGCGGACGAAGTCGGCGCGTATCTTATGGCGGATATCGCGCACATAGCCGGACTCGTCGCTGCGGGCGAACACGAGAGCCCCGTTCCGTACTGCGACGTTGTCACCACCACCACTCACAAGACGCTCCGCGGACCCCGCGGCGGCATGATAATGTGCAGGGAAGAGCTCGCGAAAGCGATCGACAAGGCGATATTCCCCGGCACGCAGGGCGGCCCGCTCATGCACATAATCGCGGCGAAGGCCGTCTGCCTCGGAGAAGCGCTCACGCCGGAATTCAAGGCGTACCAGCACCAGATAATCCTGAACGCGAAGGCGCTCGCCGCCGCCCTTATCGAAAAGGGCTTCGACCTCGTCAGCGGCGGAACGGATAACCACCTTATGCTCATCGACCTGCGCCCGTTCCGTATCACCGGCAGGGATATGGAAAAGCGCCTCGACAGCGTACATATCACCGCGAACAAAAACGCGATCCCGAACGATCCCGAATCCCACTTCGTGACCAGCGGAATCCGCGTCGGCACTCCGGCCGCCACCTCGCGCGGCATGAAGGAAGACGACATGCGCGAGATCGCGGAGCTTATCTACCTGACCGCCGCCGAATACGAAACGAAGGCGGACGAGATCAGAAGCCGCGTCGCCGCTCTGACGGCGAAGTATCCGCTTTACGAATAA
- a CDS encoding ABC transporter ATP-binding protein, with product MKYIIKLFKMTKPWRKYLILAVIGLLGATAINLYTPLITKRVIHYIELGLNDDIIVTIVKWCMMLLMFYLLRAFMKFLNQYYGHKASWNLVAHVRTILYAHYQKLSMRYFHDKQTGGLMARVVSDTSTFETLFAHAIPDIISYIITFVGVFVILLTINPVLTLYTCIPLPFVGVSSFILRRMRRYFRKGQEMNSELSAQLQDNFSGMKEIQIFNKQEQELENIRGKSQAHANALIRALFNSAVMHPIVELLTSLGTIIVLILGSIYAYRSGLEISELVTFILYLAQFYAPVAGFARILEDLQHGIAGAERVFEVLETEPEIKDSPDAVDVGRLTGEISFNHVSFSYYDEIPVLTDVSFTAKAGEMLAIVGATGEGKTTMSSLIARFYDPKEGSVTMDGIDLRDMKLDSLRDNLSYVLQDVFLFNGTVRENIAYAANGVTDDQIVEAAKTACIHNFITSLPDGYDTQIGERGTRLSGGQKQRIAIARAILRDSPILVLDEATSAVDTETESNIQRAISNIAGTRTIIVIAHRLSTIKKANKILVLSGGRLAESGTHDELLAEKGIYYNLCNDQKV from the coding sequence TTGAAATACATCATCAAGCTTTTCAAAATGACAAAGCCGTGGAGGAAATATCTCATTCTCGCTGTCATCGGTCTGCTCGGAGCCACGGCGATAAACCTCTACACGCCGCTCATCACAAAGCGCGTTATACACTATATAGAGCTCGGACTGAACGACGATATCATCGTCACCATAGTCAAGTGGTGCATGATGCTGCTGATGTTCTATCTGCTGCGCGCGTTTATGAAGTTTCTCAATCAGTATTACGGGCATAAAGCGTCGTGGAACCTCGTCGCCCACGTGCGTACCATACTCTACGCGCACTACCAGAAGCTCTCGATGCGCTATTTTCACGACAAGCAGACCGGCGGACTGATGGCGCGCGTTGTCAGCGATACGTCGACGTTCGAGACCCTTTTCGCGCATGCGATACCCGATATCATTTCGTATATCATCACGTTCGTCGGCGTCTTCGTAATACTGCTGACGATAAATCCGGTGCTTACGCTTTACACCTGCATTCCCCTGCCCTTCGTAGGCGTTTCTTCGTTTATCCTGCGCCGGATGCGCCGTTATTTCCGCAAGGGACAGGAAATGAATTCCGAGCTGAGCGCACAGCTGCAGGACAACTTCTCCGGTATGAAGGAGATACAGATTTTCAACAAGCAGGAGCAGGAGCTCGAAAACATCCGCGGCAAGTCGCAGGCCCACGCGAACGCGCTGATACGCGCGCTTTTCAATTCCGCGGTCATGCACCCCATAGTCGAACTGCTCACCTCGCTCGGAACGATAATCGTACTTATCCTCGGCTCGATATACGCTTACAGGTCCGGCCTCGAAATATCGGAGCTTGTCACGTTCATACTCTATCTGGCGCAGTTTTACGCGCCGGTCGCGGGCTTCGCCCGCATCCTTGAAGATCTGCAGCACGGAATCGCCGGCGCGGAGCGCGTTTTCGAGGTGCTTGAGACCGAGCCGGAGATCAAGGATTCGCCCGACGCCGTGGACGTCGGAAGACTCACCGGAGAAATCAGCTTCAATCACGTTTCATTCTCGTATTACGACGAGATCCCCGTCCTGACCGACGTTTCATTCACCGCGAAGGCCGGCGAAATGCTCGCGATCGTCGGCGCGACCGGCGAGGGCAAAACGACCATGTCGTCGCTCATCGCGAGGTTTTACGACCCCAAAGAGGGCTCCGTCACCATGGACGGCATCGACCTGCGCGATATGAAGCTCGATTCGCTGCGCGACAATCTGAGCTACGTGCTTCAGGACGTTTTTCTATTCAACGGCACCGTGCGCGAAAACATCGCATATGCGGCGAACGGCGTTACCGATGACCAAATCGTCGAAGCCGCCAAGACCGCGTGCATACACAACTTCATAACGTCGCTTCCGGACGGCTACGACACCCAGATAGGCGAGCGCGGAACACGTCTTTCCGGCGGTCAGAAACAGCGCATCGCGATCGCGAGAGCGATACTGCGCGATTCGCCGATACTCGTGCTCGACGAAGCGACGAGCGCCGTCGACACCGAGACGGAGAGCAACATACAGCGCGCGATATCCAACATTGCCGGAACGCGCACCATCATAGTCATCGCGCACCGTCTCTCGACAATAAAGAAAGCAAACAAAATACTCGTCCTGAGCGGCGGACGCCTTGCGGAATCCGGCACTCACGACGAGCTTCTGGCTGAAAAAGGCATATATTACAATCTCTGCAACGATCAGAAGGTTTAG
- the nth gene encoding endonuclease III: protein MNKRNGKRITELLKAEYPDAECSLEYEKDYELLISTRLAAQCTDARVNIVTPALFARYTSPQAFAEADVHELEGYIESCGLYKTKAVDIIEMCRRLVEVYGGKVPDNMDDLLTLRGVGRKTANLILGDVYGKPAVVTDTHCIRISNRLGLADSKDPRKVEDALREAIAPEEQNNFCHRLVLHGRAVCTARSPKCEACVLATVCKKRGV, encoded by the coding sequence ATGAATAAACGAAACGGCAAAAGAATAACCGAGCTGCTCAAGGCGGAATACCCCGACGCGGAGTGCTCCCTCGAATACGAAAAGGACTACGAGCTGCTTATTTCCACGCGGCTCGCGGCGCAGTGCACCGACGCGCGCGTGAACATTGTCACGCCCGCGCTTTTCGCGCGCTACACGTCGCCGCAGGCGTTCGCGGAGGCGGACGTTCACGAGCTCGAGGGGTATATCGAGTCCTGCGGGCTTTACAAGACGAAGGCGGTGGATATAATCGAGATGTGCCGCCGGCTCGTCGAGGTCTACGGCGGGAAGGTGCCGGATAACATGGACGACCTGCTGACGCTCCGCGGCGTCGGAAGAAAGACCGCCAACCTGATCCTCGGCGACGTCTACGGCAAGCCCGCCGTCGTCACGGACACGCACTGCATACGCATCTCCAACCGCCTCGGACTCGCGGACTCCAAGGATCCGCGCAAGGTCGAGGACGCGCTCCGCGAAGCGATAGCGCCCGAGGAGCAGAACAACTTCTGTCACCGCCTCGTGCTGCACGGCAGAGCCGTCTGCACCGCGAGAAGCCCGAAGTGCGAAGCGTGTGTACTCGCAACTGTTTGCAAGAAACGCGGAGTATAA